From one Salmo salar chromosome ssa09, Ssal_v3.1, whole genome shotgun sequence genomic stretch:
- the LOC106612166 gene encoding homeobox protein Nkx-2.5-like — translation MFSSPSTSTPFSVKDILNLEQHSSAEDLVSLDISPRMDCALPTSSCMLGRLKQEPLREMSSGGSLFGEELHEAKANTNTALNFAAAFYGKSFLEMDIKDGKTDRFEVKYRKDMSYISQSEPVEDLKSEDPDLSAKPRKRRKPRVLFSQAQVYELERRFKQQKYLSAPERDHLAGVLKLTPTQVKIWFQNRRYKCKRQRQDQSLEMVGIPPPRRISVPVLVRDGKPCLGDSTTYNSSYNVGLNHFTYNSYPAFSNYPSPGCNMNHACNYPTTAVQSIQPSPSNGNYMNFGVGELNNVQNTFPSSNGVSSLHGIRAW, via the exons ATGTTTTCCAGCCCCAGTACGTCCACACCCTTCTCGGTTAAGGATATATTAAACCTGGAGCAGCACAGTAGTGCTGAAGATCTGGTCTCACTGGACATCTCTCCACGGATGGACTGTGCCTTACCGACCTCCTCCTGCATGCTGGGCCGCCTGAAACAGGAGCCGCTCCGGGAGATGTCGTCTGGAGGCTCGCTGTTTGGAGAGGAGCTCCATGAGGCTAAGGCCAACACAAATACTGCCCTCAACTTCGCCGCTGCCTTCTATGGGAAATCTTTCTTAGAAATGGACATCAAGGATGGCAAGACGGACAGATTTGAGGTGAAATACAGAAAAG ACATGTCCTACATCTCTCAGAGCGAGCCGGTGGAGGACCTGAAGTCAGAGGACCCGGATCTGTCCGCCAAACCCCGGAAGCGCAGGAAGCCGCGCGTGCTGTTCTCACAGGCGCAAGTGTATGAGCTGGAGCGTCGCTTTAAGCAGCAGAAATACCTGTCGGCTCCGGAGAGAGATCACCTGGCCGGAGTGCTCAAACTGACCCCCACACAGGTCAAGATATGGTTCCAGAACCGCCGCTACAAGTGCAAGAGACAACGACAGGACCAGAGCCTGGAGATGGTCGGTATCCCGCCGCCGAGACGCATCTCAGTCCCAGTACTGGTCCGAGATGGGAAGCCCTGTCTTGGAGACTCGACGACCTATAATAGTTCATATAATGTGGGCCTTAACCATTTCACGTATAATAGTTATCCAGCGTTCAGTAATTATCCCAGTCCTGGCTGTAATATGAATCATGCGTGTAACTATCCCACCACTGCGGTACAGTCTATCCAGCCCTCACCAAGCAACGGGAATTACATGAACTTCGGCGTTGGGGAGTTAAATAACGTTCAAAACACGTTTCCGTCCAGCAATGGAGTGTCTTCTTTACATGGAATCAGAGCGTGGTGA